From the Mangifera indica cultivar Alphonso chromosome 10, CATAS_Mindica_2.1, whole genome shotgun sequence genome, one window contains:
- the LOC123227264 gene encoding uncharacterized protein LOC123227264 isoform X7, whose amino-acid sequence MEEMGEGRLKAMGSASAIAEPIKDLTTKTKEEGELSSSDDDEHPASSVGPSIGTVALPGGSPFTTTVTSNQTEGTGTVKTVSAGNPSSSIGIQSRTSIQPTNQKSFEKNRMKFKSGNPGWFPNSGLNNNLVISFSDGDSGSDTDDYQQEKTAVTKSNTTGVDSYEQRPAISVVKTRKIHQNTKNANKIIPKKLSSNRIFVSSITKNHGGGNSRDAERGSRGRNFNNPKKNLGSQEHGFDLRVGLKNSKLQDLRQQIALRETELKLKAAQQNKDMAVVQCRKDNAMNLGNEAARKYQSPSADVGQSEQKEPDKKRFKGSGSYSHQLTSDSLQEIPVATSIMPVKEPTLENSMHVRKKVDLIQKDISVSRRESSIVKQHKQDDKHIEAIPENVPRPEKDVADINSDKDRRPDPVVLNQMAAPENTISSSFAKNLVSNASLWNCLADANVSGRGNMDVQSIIDMEELMDKELEEAQEHRRMCEIEERNALKAYRKAQRALIEANARCTKLYRQRELYSARFYSFMMDDSNLLWSSRLHEPVGNGLNLSNHVSENVDLIPASSHQVQSAYDGFNRPGYGSNIQCVNGAPLSTSYQHASRQNLGSEPCSEPDASTSEPLPHKTKKVFHGLSSLSNELNVSADENEETFPLDHEYVQHNFEDNQKEQTCEGRLIDKNSIAKEKSSIDGSKDSIKRDEATLRSEMFAQLGMRILSKNSGSCYNTEPSVERGPENDLGSDKMHTSNVSIPSSEGGQSQQHYIGGTDKPVRSFSETPVQSHDQCNAENISLEFHATTDFKENENCIRAHHSTAFVLFSPSVLRSVFGHLKVGSSVDILNMAENQHNHSHNFYGEEGACVNSNESLDWYLMGNSNQESLSSFFGRAYGSYTCNPFWPLCMYELRGKCNNDECPWQHVKDFSNGSMCQHQHDDSGSGSNYPNKDFCCLLLFAFIFYPFARADCQVESTIHQQGSIGTFKCHDNLTTPIYIVGLDILKADSHSYESIIAGRCGQCWQKCFSITLALSNMFQMDLPAEFLNTGDGRIEVCGGWNRQSSYFQSRDGIMNHLKQALPNNVQSVELALLFLNQEAGRLEGIKKALYVLSRALEADRSSEILWIVYLLIYHSNTVPYGRDDMFFHAVKHNEGSYGLWLMYINSRIQLDGRLDAYNDALSALCRHASSSEGDERHASACILDLFLQMVECLCMSGNIEKAIQKICGLFLAATSSKEAHSLLLSDILTCLTISDKLIFWVSCVYLVIYRKLPNAVVQRFECEKELLAIEWPSIHLLNHEKQRAVKLVETAVDSVESYFDGESPEIESNIRSRQLFAVCHVRCMVALDDLECSWNLLDKYIKLHPSCLELVLISVRLQKRDCGDSSFMGFEEALLKWPKEIPGIQCIWNQYAEYALLNGRPGFAKELMDRWFHSVWKVQYSEVDILGTRDGEISHGSLESTSASNLDFSASRENQMDVMFGLLNLSLHKLLQNHFNDAKLAIDKALKVASPEHFNHCVREHAMFLLTDKSGPKGDALLNLLKCYLDNAHSFPFSEPLPRHFINNMDKPRVRQLVTNLICPISTDFSLVNLILEVWYGPSLLPQMFSKLKDLVDFVEAIMEIVPSNYPLAFSVCKLLSGGDNPDHVSPASVLFWAASTLVTALFQAMPIAPEYVWAEAADILGNVSSINSISVRFFKKALSVYPFSLKLWKCYYNQSNSKGDKSFIVEAAREKGIELI is encoded by the exons ATGGAGGAGATGGGTGAAGGTAGACTCAAAGCTATGGGCTCAGCTTCAGCGATTGCGGAGCCCATCAAAGATCTCACAACTAAGACCAAAGAAGAAGGCGAGCTCTCTTCATCAGACGACGAC GAACATCCTGCTAGCTCTGTTGGACCATCTATTGGTACTGTCGCCCTTCCTGGAGGGTCCCCATTTACTACTACTGTGACAAGCAACCAAACTGAAGGGACTGGGACAG TGAAGACAGTTTCGGCTGGTAATCCTTCCAGCTCCATTGGTATTCAGTCCCGAACTTCCATTCAGCCAACAAATCAAAAGAGTTTTGAGAAGAATCGAATGAAATTTAAATCTGGTAATCCTGGATGGTTTCCTAATTCAGGGCTGAACAATAACCTGGTGATAAGCTTCTCAGATGGAGACAGTGGCAGTGACACTGATGATTACCAGCAAGAAAAAACAGCTGTGACTAAATCCAACACAACTGGAGTGGATAGCTATGAACAACGACCTGCTATATCAGTGGTGAAAACACGTAAAATAcatcaaaatacaaaaaatgcaAACAAAATAATACCCAAGAAGTTATCTTCAAATCGCATATTTGTCTCCTCAATTACAAAAAATCATGGGGGAGGCAATTCCAGGGATGCAGAGCGAGGATCTCGAGGtagaaattttaataaccctaaaaaaaatttaggaagCCAAGAGCATGGTTTTGACCTAAGAGTGGGTTTGAAAAACAGTAAGCTTCAGGACTTGAGGCAGCAGATAGCACTTCGGGAAACTGAACTAAAGCTTAAAGCTGCCCAACAAAATAAAGATATGGCTGTTGTACAATGCAGGAAGGATAATGCTATGAATCTAGGCAATGAAGCAGCAAGGAAATATCAATCGCCTTCTGCTGATGTTGGACAGTCAGAACAAAAAGAACCTGACAAGAAACGCTTTAAAGGAAGTGGATCTTATTCTCACCAGCTAACTTCAGATAGCCTTCAAGAAATTCCTGTTGCAACATCTATTATGCCAGTGAAAGAGCCTACATTAGAGAACAGTATGCATGTCAGGAAAAAGGTTGATCTTATCCAGAAAGACATTTCTGTAAGCAGAAGAGAGTCAAGCATTGTTAAGCAGCACAAGCAGGATGATAAACATATTGAGGCTATACCAGAAAATGTACCGAGACCAGAGAAAGATg TTGCTGATATCAATTCTGATAAGGATAGGAGGCCTGACCCTGTTGTGTTAAACCAAATGGCAGCACCAGAAAATACAATATCCAGTTCTTTTGCAAAGAACTTA GTGAGTAATGCAAGCTTGTGGAACTGTCTGGCTGATGCCAATGTCTCAGGGCGCGGAAATATGGATGTACAATCAATAATTGACATGGAGGAATTGATGGACAAAGAGCTGGAGGAAGCACAAGAGCACCGGCGCATGTGTGAAATTGAAGAAAGAAATGCTCTTAAAGCTTATCGTAAGGCCCAGAGGGCTTTGATTGAAGCTAATGCGAGATGTACTAAACTTTATCGCCAGAGAGAACTATATTCAGCCCGCTTTTATTCATTTATGATGGATGATTCGAACTTACTATGGTCTAGTAGGCTGCATGAACCTGTTGGGAATGGGTTGAATTTGTCAAATCATGTATCTGAAAATGTGGACTTAATCCCGGCATCGAGCCATCAGGTGCAATCTGCCTATGATGGATTTAATCGGCCAGGTTATGGTTCAAATATCCAATGTGTCAATGGTGCTCCACTCAGTACATCTTATCAGCACGCAAGCAGACAAAATTTGGGGTCTGAACCTTGCAGTGAGCCAGATGCTAGTACATCAGAGCCATTGCCTCATAAAACTAAGAAAGTTTTTCATGGACTAAGCTCTCTGTCCAATGAATTAAATGTTTCGGCTGATGAAAATGAAGAGACATTCCCCTTGGACCATGAATATGTTCAACACAACTTTGAAGATAATCAAAAGGAACAGACTTGTGAAGGAAGGCTAATTGACAAAAATAGCATTGCCAAGGAAAAGTCATCTATTGATGGTTCCAAGGATTCAATAAAGAGAGACGAAGCGACATTAAGGTCTGAGATGTTTGCACAGCTCGGAATGAGAATTTTGTCAAAGAATAGTGGTTCATGTTACAATACGGAGCCTTCTGTAGAACGAGGGCCTGAAAATGACCTTGGAAGTGACAAAATGCATACAAGTAATGTGAGCATTCCATCTTCAGAAGGAGGACAAAGCCAGCAGCATTATATTGGAG gcaCAGATAAGCCAGTAAGAAGTTTTAGTGAGACTCCTGTTCAGAGCCATGATCAGTGCAATGCTGAAAATATTTCATTGGAGTTTCACGCTACCACTGATtttaaggaaaatgaaaattgcATAAGAGCTCACCATTCAACagcttttgttttattttctccttCAGTTCTAAGAAGTGTGTTTGGTCATCTGAAAGTTGGATCATCGGTTGATATATTAAATATGGCTGAAAATCAACACAATCACTCTCATAACTTCTATGGTGAAGAGGGTGCTTGTGTCAACTCTAATGAATCTCTGGATTGGTATTTGATGGGAAACTCAAACCAGGAGAGTCTTAGTAGTTTCTTTGGGAGAGCATATGGCTCTTATACCTGCAATCCATTTTGGCCACTCTGTATGTATGAGCTTCGAGGAAAATGCAACAATGATGAATGTCCTTGGCAACATGTGAAGGACTTCTCAAATGGAAGTATGTGTCAGCATCAGCATGATGATTCTGGTAGTGGCAGTAATTATCCCAATAAAGATTTCTGTTGTCTTTTGCTTTTTGCTTTCATATTTTACCCATTTGCTCGTGCAGATTGTCAGGTTGAATCAACAATACATCAACAGGGTTCTATTGGTACTTTCAAGTGTCATGATAATTTGACTACACCAATTTATATAGTTGGTTTAGATATTTTGAAAGCTGATTCACATTCATATGAGTCTATTATAGCTGGAAGGTGTGGACAATGCTGGCAGAAGTGTTTCAGTATTACCCTAGCCTTATCAAATATGTTTCAGATGGATTTACCTGCAGAATTCTTGAATACTGGTGATGGACGTATTGAGGTGTGCGGGGGTTGGAATAGACAATCCTCTTATTTTCAGAGTAGAGATGGCATAATG AATCATCTTAAACAAGCTTTGCCTAATAATGTACAATCTGTGGAGTTGGCTCTTCTTTTTCTCAACCAGGAGGCTGGCAGATTAGAGGGTATAAAAAAG GCTCTCTATGTATTGTCACGAGCTCTTGAGGCAGATCGATCATCAGAAATTCTTTGGATTGTTTATCTGCTTATATATCACAGCAACACAGTGCCATATGGGAGGGACGACATGTTCTTTCATGCG GTCAAACACAATGAAGGATCTTATGGACTCTGGCTTATGTACATCAACAGTCGGATACAACTTGATGGTCGGTTGGATGCATATAATGATGCTCTTTCAGCACTCTGCCGCCATGCGTCTTCCTCTGAAGGAGATGAAAGGCACGCTAGTGCATGCATTTTAGACCTGTTTTTGCAGATGGTGGAGTGTTTGTGCATGTCTGGGAATATTGAGAAGGCCATCCAGAAAATCTGTGGACTCTTCCTTGCTGCAACAAGTTCTAAAGAAGCTCATAGTTTGTTGCTCTCTGATATCCTCACATGCTTAACCATTTCTGACAAACTTATATTCTGGGTTTCTTGTGTGTATTTAGTTATTTACAGGAAACTGCCTAATGCTGTTGTACAGCGGTTTGAATGTGAGAAAGAACTCCTTGCAATTGAGTGGCCTTCCATTCACTTGCTAAATCATGAGAAGCAGAGGGCTGTAAAGCTGGTAGAAACAGCAGTGGATTCTGTTGAATCTTATTTCGATGGTGAATCACCCGAGATTGAATCAAATATCAGATCAAGGCAACTTTTTGCTGTTTGCCATGTTAGGTGTATGGTGGCACTTGATGACTTGGAATGCAGTTGGAACTTGTTGGACAAATACATTAAGTTACACCCATCTTGCTTAGAGCTTGTTCTGATATCAGTGCGCTTGCAGAAGCGTGATTGTGGTGATTCCAGTTTTATGGGGTTTGAGGAAGCTCTGTTGAAGTGGCCTAAAGAAATCCCTGGAATTCAGTGTATCTGGAATCAATATGCTGAGTATGCCCTCCTGAATGGAAGACCTGGTTTTGCGAAAGAACTTATGGACCGTTGGTTTCACTCTGTTTGGAAGGTTCAATACTCTGAAGTTGACATTTTGGGTACCAGGGATGGCGAGATCTCTCATGGCTCACTAGAATCCACTTCAGCATCAAATCTAGACTTTTCAGCATCTCGTGAAAACCAAATGGATGTGATGTTTGGATTGCTTAATCTCTCTCTCCATAAGTTATTGCAGAACCATTTCAATGATGCTAAGTTAGCTATTGATAAGGCTTTGAAGGTTGCATCTCCTGAGCATTTTAATCATTGTGTTAGAGAACATGCCATGTTTTTGCTTACTGATAAGTCAGGACCGAAGGGAGATGCATTACTAAACCTTCTGAAGTGTTATTTGGACAATGCCcactcttttcctttctctgaACCGTTGCCTAGACACTTCATTAACAACATGGATAAGCCAAGAGTCCGACAGCTAGTTACTAACCTGATATGTCCAATATCAACTGATTTTTCTCTGGTGAATTTGATTCTTGAAGTGTGGTATGGTCCATCTCTTTTACCCCAAATGTTTAGTAAGCTAAAGGATCTAGTTGATTTTGTTGAAGCCATTATGGAGATTGTACCATCCAACTATCCATTGGCGTTTTCAGTTTGTAAGCTGCTTAGTGGAGGTGATAACCCTGACCATGTTTCACCGGCCAGTGTTTTGTTCTGGGCCGCCTCAACTTTGGTTACTGCACTTTTCCAAGCCATGCCTATTGCTCCAGAGTATGTATGGGCAGAAGCTGCAGATATTTTGGGCAATGTAAGCAGTATCAATAGCATCTCCGTGAGGTTCTTCAAGAAAGCCTTATCTGTATACCCATTCTCTCTCAAATTGTGGAAATGCTATTATAACCAATCTAACTCTAAAGGAGACAAGAGCTTCATTGTTGAAGCGGCAAGAGAAAAGGGTATAGAACTTATTTGA
- the LOC123227264 gene encoding uncharacterized protein LOC123227264 isoform X2 — MEEMGEGRLKAMGSASAIAEPIKDLTTKTKEEGELSSSDDDEHPASSVGPSIGTVALPGGSPFTTTVTSNQTEGTGTVKTVSAGNPSSSIGIQSRTSIQPTNQKSFEKNRMKFKSGNPGWFPNSGLNNNLVISFSDGDSGSDTDDYQQEKTAVTKSNTTGVDSYEQRPAISVVKTRKIHQNTKNANKIIPKKLSSNRIFVSSITKNHGGGNSRDAERGSRGRNFNNPKKNLGSQEHGFDLRVGLKNSKLQDLRQQIALRETELKLKAAQQNKDMAVVQCRKDNAMNLGNEAARKYQSPSADVGQSEQKEPDKKRFKGSGSYSHQLTSDSLQEIPVATSIMPVKEPTLENSMHVRKKVDLIQKDISVSRRESSIVKQHKQDDKHIEAIPENVPRPEKDGRTFSAVADINSDKDRRPDPVVLNQMAAPENTISSSFAKNLDKMVVNHPITIGGHPSPIFCPNKATGEQNVIKSSDHCKPVSCDKTIDSSFHNLCQVSNASLWNCLADANVSGRGNMDVQSIIDMEELMDKELEEAQEHRRMCEIEERNALKAYRKAQRALIEANARCTKLYRQRELYSARFYSFMMDDSNLLWSSRLHEPVGNGLNLSNHVSENVDLIPASSHQVQSAYDGFNRPGYGSNIQCVNGAPLSTSYQHASRQNLGSEPCSEPDASTSEPLPHKTKKVFHGLSSLSNELNVSADENEETFPLDHEYVQHNFEDNQKEQTCEGRLIDKNSIAKEKSSIDGSKDSIKRDEATLRSEMFAQLGMRILSKNSGSCYNTEPSVERGPENDLGSDKMHTSNVSIPSSEGGQSQQHYIGDKPVRSFSETPVQSHDQCNAENISLEFHATTDFKENENCIRAHHSTAFVLFSPSVLRSVFGHLKVGSSVDILNMAENQHNHSHNFYGEEGACVNSNESLDWYLMGNSNQESLSSFFGRAYGSYTCNPFWPLCMYELRGKCNNDECPWQHVKDFSNGSMCQHQHDDSGSGSNYPNKDFCCLLLFAFIFYPFARADCQVESTIHQQGSIGTFKCHDNLTTPIYIVGLDILKADSHSYESIIAGRCGQCWQKCFSITLALSNMFQMDLPAEFLNTGDGRIEVCGGWNRQSSYFQSRDGIMNHLKQALPNNVQSVELALLFLNQEAGRLEGIKKALYVLSRALEADRSSEILWIVYLLIYHSNTVPYGRDDMFFHAVKHNEGSYGLWLMYINSRIQLDGRLDAYNDALSALCRHASSSEGDERHASACILDLFLQMVECLCMSGNIEKAIQKICGLFLAATSSKEAHSLLLSDILTCLTISDKLIFWVSCVYLVIYRKLPNAVVQRFECEKELLAIEWPSIHLLNHEKQRAVKLVETAVDSVESYFDGESPEIESNIRSRQLFAVCHVRCMVALDDLECSWNLLDKYIKLHPSCLELVLISVRLQKRDCGDSSFMGFEEALLKWPKEIPGIQCIWNQYAEYALLNGRPGFAKELMDRWFHSVWKVQYSEVDILGTRDGEISHGSLESTSASNLDFSASRENQMDVMFGLLNLSLHKLLQNHFNDAKLAIDKALKVASPEHFNHCVREHAMFLLTDKSGPKGDALLNLLKCYLDNAHSFPFSEPLPRHFINNMDKPRVRQLVTNLICPISTDFSLVNLILEVWYGPSLLPQMFSKLKDLVDFVEAIMEIVPSNYPLAFSVCKLLSGGDNPDHVSPASVLFWAASTLVTALFQAMPIAPEYVWAEAADILGNVSSINSISVRFFKKALSVYPFSLKLWKCYYNQSNSKGDKSFIVEAAREKGIELI; from the exons ATGGAGGAGATGGGTGAAGGTAGACTCAAAGCTATGGGCTCAGCTTCAGCGATTGCGGAGCCCATCAAAGATCTCACAACTAAGACCAAAGAAGAAGGCGAGCTCTCTTCATCAGACGACGAC GAACATCCTGCTAGCTCTGTTGGACCATCTATTGGTACTGTCGCCCTTCCTGGAGGGTCCCCATTTACTACTACTGTGACAAGCAACCAAACTGAAGGGACTGGGACAG TGAAGACAGTTTCGGCTGGTAATCCTTCCAGCTCCATTGGTATTCAGTCCCGAACTTCCATTCAGCCAACAAATCAAAAGAGTTTTGAGAAGAATCGAATGAAATTTAAATCTGGTAATCCTGGATGGTTTCCTAATTCAGGGCTGAACAATAACCTGGTGATAAGCTTCTCAGATGGAGACAGTGGCAGTGACACTGATGATTACCAGCAAGAAAAAACAGCTGTGACTAAATCCAACACAACTGGAGTGGATAGCTATGAACAACGACCTGCTATATCAGTGGTGAAAACACGTAAAATAcatcaaaatacaaaaaatgcaAACAAAATAATACCCAAGAAGTTATCTTCAAATCGCATATTTGTCTCCTCAATTACAAAAAATCATGGGGGAGGCAATTCCAGGGATGCAGAGCGAGGATCTCGAGGtagaaattttaataaccctaaaaaaaatttaggaagCCAAGAGCATGGTTTTGACCTAAGAGTGGGTTTGAAAAACAGTAAGCTTCAGGACTTGAGGCAGCAGATAGCACTTCGGGAAACTGAACTAAAGCTTAAAGCTGCCCAACAAAATAAAGATATGGCTGTTGTACAATGCAGGAAGGATAATGCTATGAATCTAGGCAATGAAGCAGCAAGGAAATATCAATCGCCTTCTGCTGATGTTGGACAGTCAGAACAAAAAGAACCTGACAAGAAACGCTTTAAAGGAAGTGGATCTTATTCTCACCAGCTAACTTCAGATAGCCTTCAAGAAATTCCTGTTGCAACATCTATTATGCCAGTGAAAGAGCCTACATTAGAGAACAGTATGCATGTCAGGAAAAAGGTTGATCTTATCCAGAAAGACATTTCTGTAAGCAGAAGAGAGTCAAGCATTGTTAAGCAGCACAAGCAGGATGATAAACATATTGAGGCTATACCAGAAAATGTACCGAGACCAGAGAAAGATg GACGAACCTTTTCTGCAGTTGCTGATATCAATTCTGATAAGGATAGGAGGCCTGACCCTGTTGTGTTAAACCAAATGGCAGCACCAGAAAATACAATATCCAGTTCTTTTGCAAAGAACTTA GATAAAATGGTAGTAAATCATCCGATTACAATTGGTGGACATCCTTCTCCAATTTTTTGTCCAAACAAAGCAACTGGAGAACAGAATGTAATAAAGAGCAGTGACCATTGTAAACCTGTATCTTGTGATAAGACAATTGATTCTTCGTTCCATAACTTATGCCAG GTGAGTAATGCAAGCTTGTGGAACTGTCTGGCTGATGCCAATGTCTCAGGGCGCGGAAATATGGATGTACAATCAATAATTGACATGGAGGAATTGATGGACAAAGAGCTGGAGGAAGCACAAGAGCACCGGCGCATGTGTGAAATTGAAGAAAGAAATGCTCTTAAAGCTTATCGTAAGGCCCAGAGGGCTTTGATTGAAGCTAATGCGAGATGTACTAAACTTTATCGCCAGAGAGAACTATATTCAGCCCGCTTTTATTCATTTATGATGGATGATTCGAACTTACTATGGTCTAGTAGGCTGCATGAACCTGTTGGGAATGGGTTGAATTTGTCAAATCATGTATCTGAAAATGTGGACTTAATCCCGGCATCGAGCCATCAGGTGCAATCTGCCTATGATGGATTTAATCGGCCAGGTTATGGTTCAAATATCCAATGTGTCAATGGTGCTCCACTCAGTACATCTTATCAGCACGCAAGCAGACAAAATTTGGGGTCTGAACCTTGCAGTGAGCCAGATGCTAGTACATCAGAGCCATTGCCTCATAAAACTAAGAAAGTTTTTCATGGACTAAGCTCTCTGTCCAATGAATTAAATGTTTCGGCTGATGAAAATGAAGAGACATTCCCCTTGGACCATGAATATGTTCAACACAACTTTGAAGATAATCAAAAGGAACAGACTTGTGAAGGAAGGCTAATTGACAAAAATAGCATTGCCAAGGAAAAGTCATCTATTGATGGTTCCAAGGATTCAATAAAGAGAGACGAAGCGACATTAAGGTCTGAGATGTTTGCACAGCTCGGAATGAGAATTTTGTCAAAGAATAGTGGTTCATGTTACAATACGGAGCCTTCTGTAGAACGAGGGCCTGAAAATGACCTTGGAAGTGACAAAATGCATACAAGTAATGTGAGCATTCCATCTTCAGAAGGAGGACAAAGCCAGCAGCATTATATTGGAG ATAAGCCAGTAAGAAGTTTTAGTGAGACTCCTGTTCAGAGCCATGATCAGTGCAATGCTGAAAATATTTCATTGGAGTTTCACGCTACCACTGATtttaaggaaaatgaaaattgcATAAGAGCTCACCATTCAACagcttttgttttattttctccttCAGTTCTAAGAAGTGTGTTTGGTCATCTGAAAGTTGGATCATCGGTTGATATATTAAATATGGCTGAAAATCAACACAATCACTCTCATAACTTCTATGGTGAAGAGGGTGCTTGTGTCAACTCTAATGAATCTCTGGATTGGTATTTGATGGGAAACTCAAACCAGGAGAGTCTTAGTAGTTTCTTTGGGAGAGCATATGGCTCTTATACCTGCAATCCATTTTGGCCACTCTGTATGTATGAGCTTCGAGGAAAATGCAACAATGATGAATGTCCTTGGCAACATGTGAAGGACTTCTCAAATGGAAGTATGTGTCAGCATCAGCATGATGATTCTGGTAGTGGCAGTAATTATCCCAATAAAGATTTCTGTTGTCTTTTGCTTTTTGCTTTCATATTTTACCCATTTGCTCGTGCAGATTGTCAGGTTGAATCAACAATACATCAACAGGGTTCTATTGGTACTTTCAAGTGTCATGATAATTTGACTACACCAATTTATATAGTTGGTTTAGATATTTTGAAAGCTGATTCACATTCATATGAGTCTATTATAGCTGGAAGGTGTGGACAATGCTGGCAGAAGTGTTTCAGTATTACCCTAGCCTTATCAAATATGTTTCAGATGGATTTACCTGCAGAATTCTTGAATACTGGTGATGGACGTATTGAGGTGTGCGGGGGTTGGAATAGACAATCCTCTTATTTTCAGAGTAGAGATGGCATAATG AATCATCTTAAACAAGCTTTGCCTAATAATGTACAATCTGTGGAGTTGGCTCTTCTTTTTCTCAACCAGGAGGCTGGCAGATTAGAGGGTATAAAAAAG GCTCTCTATGTATTGTCACGAGCTCTTGAGGCAGATCGATCATCAGAAATTCTTTGGATTGTTTATCTGCTTATATATCACAGCAACACAGTGCCATATGGGAGGGACGACATGTTCTTTCATGCG GTCAAACACAATGAAGGATCTTATGGACTCTGGCTTATGTACATCAACAGTCGGATACAACTTGATGGTCGGTTGGATGCATATAATGATGCTCTTTCAGCACTCTGCCGCCATGCGTCTTCCTCTGAAGGAGATGAAAGGCACGCTAGTGCATGCATTTTAGACCTGTTTTTGCAGATGGTGGAGTGTTTGTGCATGTCTGGGAATATTGAGAAGGCCATCCAGAAAATCTGTGGACTCTTCCTTGCTGCAACAAGTTCTAAAGAAGCTCATAGTTTGTTGCTCTCTGATATCCTCACATGCTTAACCATTTCTGACAAACTTATATTCTGGGTTTCTTGTGTGTATTTAGTTATTTACAGGAAACTGCCTAATGCTGTTGTACAGCGGTTTGAATGTGAGAAAGAACTCCTTGCAATTGAGTGGCCTTCCATTCACTTGCTAAATCATGAGAAGCAGAGGGCTGTAAAGCTGGTAGAAACAGCAGTGGATTCTGTTGAATCTTATTTCGATGGTGAATCACCCGAGATTGAATCAAATATCAGATCAAGGCAACTTTTTGCTGTTTGCCATGTTAGGTGTATGGTGGCACTTGATGACTTGGAATGCAGTTGGAACTTGTTGGACAAATACATTAAGTTACACCCATCTTGCTTAGAGCTTGTTCTGATATCAGTGCGCTTGCAGAAGCGTGATTGTGGTGATTCCAGTTTTATGGGGTTTGAGGAAGCTCTGTTGAAGTGGCCTAAAGAAATCCCTGGAATTCAGTGTATCTGGAATCAATATGCTGAGTATGCCCTCCTGAATGGAAGACCTGGTTTTGCGAAAGAACTTATGGACCGTTGGTTTCACTCTGTTTGGAAGGTTCAATACTCTGAAGTTGACATTTTGGGTACCAGGGATGGCGAGATCTCTCATGGCTCACTAGAATCCACTTCAGCATCAAATCTAGACTTTTCAGCATCTCGTGAAAACCAAATGGATGTGATGTTTGGATTGCTTAATCTCTCTCTCCATAAGTTATTGCAGAACCATTTCAATGATGCTAAGTTAGCTATTGATAAGGCTTTGAAGGTTGCATCTCCTGAGCATTTTAATCATTGTGTTAGAGAACATGCCATGTTTTTGCTTACTGATAAGTCAGGACCGAAGGGAGATGCATTACTAAACCTTCTGAAGTGTTATTTGGACAATGCCcactcttttcctttctctgaACCGTTGCCTAGACACTTCATTAACAACATGGATAAGCCAAGAGTCCGACAGCTAGTTACTAACCTGATATGTCCAATATCAACTGATTTTTCTCTGGTGAATTTGATTCTTGAAGTGTGGTATGGTCCATCTCTTTTACCCCAAATGTTTAGTAAGCTAAAGGATCTAGTTGATTTTGTTGAAGCCATTATGGAGATTGTACCATCCAACTATCCATTGGCGTTTTCAGTTTGTAAGCTGCTTAGTGGAGGTGATAACCCTGACCATGTTTCACCGGCCAGTGTTTTGTTCTGGGCCGCCTCAACTTTGGTTACTGCACTTTTCCAAGCCATGCCTATTGCTCCAGAGTATGTATGGGCAGAAGCTGCAGATATTTTGGGCAATGTAAGCAGTATCAATAGCATCTCCGTGAGGTTCTTCAAGAAAGCCTTATCTGTATACCCATTCTCTCTCAAATTGTGGAAATGCTATTATAACCAATCTAACTCTAAAGGAGACAAGAGCTTCATTGTTGAAGCGGCAAGAGAAAAGGGTATAGAACTTATTTGA